The Pontibacter pudoricolor genome contains a region encoding:
- a CDS encoding ABC transporter permease: MKFIGFILSRMGHGLLIMLGVLVVVFFLFNVLPGDPVAMLAGQRSDLSTREAITKDLGLDKPLPAQLLYYINDVSPLSVHEDTEANQQKYEYSTIVDVGEDVLVWKTPYLRRSFQSNKSVTDILLDHFPGTLWLAVAAMLIATVFGILFGVLASLKPHSTLDHALITTSVLGISVPSFVAAILIAITFGFYWSNWTGLSLTGQLYEIDPFEGKELMLRNLLLPAFALGIRPLAVIVQLTRSSMLDVMSQDYIRTARAKGLNRRRVIVGHALKNALNPVVTAASGWMASLMAGAFFIEYIFNWKGLGAVTIQAVQNLDFPLVMGATLFVAFLFVVINIFVDLLYAALDPRVKLD; the protein is encoded by the coding sequence ATGAAATTCATAGGATTTATACTTAGCCGAATGGGGCACGGCCTGCTGATCATGCTGGGTGTGTTGGTGGTGGTATTTTTCCTGTTCAATGTGCTGCCCGGCGACCCGGTGGCGATGCTGGCCGGCCAGCGTTCCGACCTGAGCACCCGCGAAGCCATCACCAAAGACCTTGGCCTGGATAAACCGTTGCCCGCACAGCTGCTGTACTATATAAATGATGTGTCGCCGTTGTCGGTGCATGAAGATACGGAAGCAAACCAGCAGAAGTATGAATACAGTACTATAGTTGACGTTGGCGAAGATGTGCTGGTCTGGAAAACGCCTTATTTGCGCCGCTCCTTTCAGAGCAACAAATCTGTAACCGATATCCTTTTAGATCATTTCCCGGGTACGTTATGGCTGGCAGTGGCGGCCATGCTTATTGCCACCGTGTTTGGTATCCTTTTCGGGGTGCTGGCATCACTCAAACCACATAGTACCTTAGATCATGCCTTAATCACCACATCCGTTTTGGGTATTTCTGTACCGTCTTTTGTAGCGGCCATATTAATTGCTATTACGTTTGGCTTTTACTGGAGCAACTGGACGGGCCTGAGCCTGACCGGACAACTATACGAGATCGACCCGTTTGAAGGAAAAGAGCTGATGTTGCGAAACCTGCTGCTTCCGGCTTTTGCCTTAGGTATTCGCCCGTTGGCCGTTATAGTTCAGCTTACGCGCAGCTCTATGCTCGATGTGATGTCGCAGGACTACATCCGTACGGCCCGCGCAAAGGGCCTGAACAGGCGACGGGTTATAGTTGGGCATGCCCTTAAAAACGCCCTGAACCCGGTAGTTACGGCTGCTTCAGGCTGGATGGCTTCCCTTATGGCCGGTGCCTTCTTTATCGAATATATCTTTAACTGGAAAGGCCTGGGCGCGGTAACGATACAGGCCGTTCAGAACCTCGACTTTCCGCTGGTAATGGGGGCAACCTTGTTTGTAGCGTTCCTGTTTGTAGTCATTAACATTTTTGTAGACCTGCTCTACGCCGCCCTCGACCCACGCGTTAAGCTCGACTAA
- a CDS encoding shikimate kinase: protein MLIFLLGMMGSGKSTLGQELAEKLGYTFLDLDAVIEQNENRTIAEIFATEGQEGFREVERQALQTIVANYKQAIVATGGGTPCFFDNMALMDTAGETIFLDVPVKKIARRLSKSDLSVRPLLAGKTQSQLISFLGKTLSERRRFYEQAKHIVASPPYTINALLALLPL, encoded by the coding sequence ATGCTGATCTTTTTACTCGGTATGATGGGCAGTGGCAAAAGCACGCTGGGGCAGGAGCTGGCGGAAAAGCTGGGTTATACTTTCCTGGACCTGGACGCAGTTATTGAGCAGAATGAAAACAGAACTATAGCCGAGATATTTGCTACAGAAGGGCAGGAGGGGTTTCGGGAGGTAGAGCGCCAGGCTTTACAAACTATAGTTGCCAACTATAAGCAAGCTATAGTTGCTACCGGCGGCGGTACCCCATGCTTTTTTGATAACATGGCATTGATGGATACCGCCGGAGAAACCATTTTCCTGGACGTGCCAGTAAAAAAAATTGCCCGAAGGCTCTCAAAATCAGACCTATCTGTCCGCCCTTTGCTGGCTGGCAAAACACAATCCCAATTAATCTCGTTCTTAGGCAAAACATTATCAGAAAGACGCCGGTTTTATGAACAGGCAAAGCACATAGTTGCGAGTCCGCCGTATACTATAAATGCATTGCTGGCGTTGCTTCCGCTGTAA
- a CDS encoding toxin-antitoxin system YwqK family antitoxin, with protein sequence MKPNLLWCLLLLCSCSYSSKEVAFDADNLIQSISANYDTLNSGEIYELTIKTDSSHFNRFGEDPVIKINDNPYYPLWAGEFTNYVLTEDIDIIPGAVVKKDHKLEIKIKKTAETDTTIHITKTYFVTNLETTPRSEGKLIDGRKNGLWRFWYDNNRKHLKEESSWTEGKKNGEAVVYWKNGNKQQVLNYKTGLQHGVAYFYSSSGSIADSVAYENGELSNQQL encoded by the coding sequence ATGAAGCCAAATTTATTATGGTGTCTGCTTTTGCTTTGCTCATGCAGCTATTCTTCTAAAGAAGTAGCTTTTGATGCCGACAACCTAATTCAAAGCATAAGCGCAAATTATGATACTTTGAACAGTGGTGAGATTTACGAGCTAACTATAAAAACAGACTCCAGTCACTTCAACCGTTTTGGAGAAGATCCAGTGATAAAAATTAATGACAATCCTTATTACCCGTTATGGGCAGGTGAGTTTACAAACTATGTTCTAACCGAAGATATAGATATAATACCGGGAGCTGTAGTTAAGAAAGATCACAAACTTGAAATTAAGATCAAGAAAACTGCTGAGACTGATACTACCATACATATTACAAAGACCTACTTTGTTACAAACTTAGAAACCACCCCACGTAGTGAAGGAAAGCTGATCGATGGCAGAAAGAATGGTCTGTGGCGCTTTTGGTATGACAATAACAGGAAGCATCTGAAAGAAGAAAGTAGCTGGACTGAAGGCAAAAAGAATGGAGAAGCAGTAGTTTATTGGAAGAATGGCAATAAACAGCAGGTTTTAAACTATAAAACAGGTTTGCAGCATGGGGTTGCATACTTTTATTCTTCATCAGGAAGTATAGCTGACTCTGTAGCGTATGAAAATGGAGAGTTGTCAAATCAGCAACTATAA
- a CDS encoding sterol desaturase family protein: MKPNHKGRAQIFENPVLERLTRTHIALPIFIFIAISVGLIYYGITYGFIDVLEAVGLFFLGWAIFSLMEYAAHRFIFHMDTDTPVKARIQYTFHGNHHDYPKDKERLAMPPIVSVLIASLLFFVFKLIFGQFVFGILAGVLFGYALYLWVHYAVHAYAPPKNFLKTLWIHHSIHHYKDPEVAYGVSSPLWDYLLGTMPKRSK; the protein is encoded by the coding sequence ATGAAGCCTAATCACAAAGGACGAGCCCAGATCTTTGAGAACCCTGTTCTTGAAAGACTAACCAGAACACACATTGCCCTGCCTATCTTTATTTTTATAGCTATCTCGGTAGGCCTTATCTACTATGGCATTACCTATGGTTTTATAGATGTGCTGGAAGCGGTAGGGCTTTTCTTCCTGGGCTGGGCTATTTTCAGCTTAATGGAGTATGCGGCCCACCGTTTCATTTTCCATATGGATACCGACACGCCGGTTAAAGCACGCATTCAGTATACATTCCATGGTAACCACCACGATTACCCAAAAGACAAGGAACGGCTGGCAATGCCTCCTATCGTTAGCGTGCTCATTGCCTCGTTGCTGTTTTTTGTGTTTAAGCTGATTTTCGGGCAGTTTGTGTTCGGGATATTAGCCGGCGTATTATTTGGTTACGCTTTATACTTGTGGGTACATTATGCCGTGCATGCCTATGCGCCGCCTAAAAACTTCCTCAAAACACTCTGGATCCACCACAGCATTCATCACTACAAAGACCCGGAAGTTGCCTATGGTGTGTCGTCGCCGCTTTGGGATTACCTGCTCGGGACTATGCCCAAAAGGTCTAAATAG
- a CDS encoding BT_3928 family protein, with the protein MKYITKFFWLFVGVLFIFSGLIKINDPVGTAIKLEEYFEVFSTDIAPFFSALKPAALFLSIFLSALEIVLGVALLVRWKLKEVLWLLLAMIVFFTFLTFYSAYFNKVTDCGCFGDAIKLTPWESFTKDIVLLVMIIVLLMTQRYLQPFISQKVGATITALTAILSVGIGWYAYENLPYIDFRAYKIGNNIPTLMKPSAPLKYKYIMTKGGQEQEFTEYPTDTTWAFKEMVAINPEDGPKITDFNVWNDEGDHTQEVLTGTKLVIVVHNVTKANTDDFERINALVAEAEKQGITPIVITSSGAQEFEAFRHEVNLAAPYYFGDHTVLKTIIRSNPGIWLLKDGTTKGLWHHNNTPTIEEVKAALAK; encoded by the coding sequence ATGAAATACATCACCAAATTCTTCTGGCTCTTTGTGGGCGTGCTGTTCATCTTTTCCGGTTTGATCAAGATAAACGATCCGGTAGGCACCGCCATTAAACTGGAAGAGTATTTCGAAGTTTTCTCGACAGACATTGCTCCGTTCTTTAGCGCATTGAAGCCGGCTGCGCTGTTTCTTTCTATTTTTCTGAGTGCGCTGGAGATTGTGCTGGGTGTGGCTTTGCTCGTTCGCTGGAAACTGAAAGAAGTGCTGTGGCTGCTGCTGGCCATGATCGTATTCTTCACCTTCCTCACGTTCTACTCAGCCTACTTCAACAAAGTAACCGACTGTGGATGCTTCGGCGATGCCATTAAACTAACCCCGTGGGAGTCGTTCACCAAAGACATTGTGCTGCTTGTAATGATCATTGTGCTACTGATGACGCAACGTTACCTGCAGCCGTTTATCAGCCAGAAGGTAGGTGCAACTATAACCGCGCTTACAGCAATCCTTTCAGTAGGCATTGGCTGGTACGCTTACGAAAACCTGCCTTACATCGACTTCCGTGCTTATAAGATCGGTAATAACATCCCGACGCTCATGAAGCCATCGGCACCGCTTAAGTACAAGTACATTATGACCAAAGGCGGCCAGGAGCAGGAGTTTACAGAATACCCAACCGATACGACCTGGGCCTTTAAAGAAATGGTAGCCATTAACCCGGAAGATGGCCCGAAGATTACCGACTTTAACGTTTGGAACGACGAAGGCGACCACACGCAGGAAGTACTAACTGGTACCAAACTGGTTATAGTTGTGCATAACGTTACTAAGGCCAATACCGATGATTTTGAAAGAATAAACGCTTTAGTGGCTGAAGCTGAGAAGCAGGGCATCACGCCGATTGTTATCACCAGCAGCGGTGCGCAGGAGTTTGAGGCTTTCCGCCACGAAGTAAACCTGGCTGCTCCTTACTACTTTGGGGATCATACAGTTCTTAAAACGATTATCCGCTCAAACCCGGGTATCTGGCTATTAAAAGACGGAACCACCAAAGGCCTGTGGCACCACAACAACACGCCAACTATAGAGGAGGTAAAGGCTGCTCTTGCTAAGTAA